A genome region from Alphaproteobacteria bacterium includes the following:
- the queC gene encoding 7-cyano-7-deazaguanine synthase QueC, with protein sequence MKKAIILLSGGLDSATVAAIALNKGYDLHAVSFDYGQKHKKELDHVNLIKQSFNINSAQVIKLEPEVFATSSLTGDSPIEKNRDLNSLEIPNTYVPARNIIFLSYTLAIAESYNICDIFIGANAVDYSGYPDCRAEFIADFAKMANSGTKLGQTRKINIHAPLINLTKAEIIKKGLGLGVDYSITHSCYDPINEYSCGKCDSCLLRLKGFSENNIKDPIKYA encoded by the coding sequence ATGAAAAAGGCTATTATTTTACTGAGTGGTGGACTGGACTCGGCGACTGTAGCAGCAATTGCACTTAATAAAGGATATGATCTTCATGCTGTTAGCTTTGACTATGGTCAAAAACATAAAAAAGAATTAGATCATGTAAATTTAATTAAACAAAGTTTTAATATTAATTCTGCGCAAGTTATAAAATTAGAACCTGAAGTTTTTGCCACATCATCATTAACAGGTGACTCACCAATAGAAAAAAATCGCGACTTAAATAGCTTAGAAATACCTAATACATATGTACCAGCGCGCAATATTATTTTTTTATCATATACTTTAGCAATAGCAGAATCTTACAATATATGTGATATATTTATTGGTGCTAATGCAGTTGATTATAGTGGCTACCCTGATTGTAGGGCCGAATTTATTGCAGATTTTGCAAAAATGGCGAATTCAGGCACAAAATTGGGACAAACAAGAAAAATAAATATTCATGCCCCATTAATAAATTTAACTAAAGCAGAAATTATAAAAAAGGGCCTTGGTTTGGGCGTGGATTATAGTATCACTCATAGTTGTTATGATCCAATAAATGAATATTCCTGTGGCAAATGTGATTCATGCCTGCTAAGATTAAAAGGCTTCAGCGAAAATAATATAAAAGACCCTATTAAATATGCTTAA
- a CDS encoding 7-carboxy-7-deazaguanine synthase QueE codes for MFGKNKILKVENHLGDFLMVVNIFKTLQGEGPFSGEPAIFVRLGGCNLKCSFCDTEFDNFERINLNDIVQKINTEISKDNIKLIVITGGEPLRQPIEKFCGKLLELGFKVQIETNGTIARKLPQEVHIVCSPKITNKKYNISENLIKYADSFKFLLSSEGDYKLIPKLECSKPIYVQPIDSYNQQQNLLNQKYTMKVALKYGYIYSIQQHKILNIE; via the coding sequence ATGTTTGGTAAAAATAAGATTCTCAAAGTAGAAAACCATTTGGGAGACTTTCTTATGGTGGTAAATATTTTTAAAACCCTACAAGGAGAAGGACCTTTTAGTGGTGAGCCCGCAATATTTGTCAGACTAGGAGGCTGTAATTTAAAATGTTCTTTTTGCGATACTGAATTTGACAATTTTGAGCGTATAAATTTAAATGATATCGTACAAAAAATTAACACAGAGATATCAAAAGATAACATAAAATTAATTGTTATTACTGGTGGAGAGCCTTTAAGACAGCCTATTGAAAAATTCTGTGGCAAATTATTAGAGCTAGGTTTCAAAGTGCAAATTGAAACAAATGGAACAATAGCAAGAAAGTTACCGCAAGAGGTTCATATAGTTTGCTCTCCTAAAATTACTAATAAAAAATATAATATTAGTGAAAATTTAATTAAATATGCTGATTCTTTTAAATTTTTATTAAGTAGTGAAGGTGATTATAAGCTTATACCTAAATTAGAATGTTCTAAACCAATTTATGTACAACCTATTGACAGTTATAATCAGCAACAAAATCTGCTCAATCAAAAATACACCATGAAAGTTGCTTTAAAATATGGCTATATATATAGTATACAACAACATAAAATTTTAAATATCGAATGA